CTATATGAATGGGTTTACACGACTTAAAACTCGTTTTCTTCGGACAATTCCCACCATTgcacttgtacacttggtatgccctagaaaattaacgaaacacgggtactcatgaatatgattttggcttaggtttcttaaagactaatgtaatttgtaagcaaaaaacttacaaactcaagattccccatgcataatctgttcgacgtggatctctagcagaatcgaaaatatatacataacctctacgtaggtccatcacgtataaattccaatgatttctgtataatttataaatgatatagtaaatatttaataacaataataattaatattatatatgaaacttatataacacacttactcttgattatatgggattaaaaaccaattagttaggttaggattacccatctcctccttttcaatttcagcttgaatttttttttttcaaatacatTGTTGGCGCTCTAGGGTCGGCCTTGATTCTAGTGCTTGACATAATCTCGGGACAAATGAACGAAATCCGAGACATTTCAAATGATTTGGCATGATcgtgctgttaggttatgatacatatgatattacataaatcatgcggaaacaaccattaacccaggaatacatattatttacacataatcatatagcataatttagatgcatactctttgttgcgtgccctccctagctgcgcccgaaccgagcaagaacaagtctttaggactccaagtgtcgtccctccgtagatagtccacagcacgtccggatccgccttaagattgaccaactagaatcgcccttaaggtactagaattttcggcacttttgagcaagatgtgtgactgaatttttctctcaaaaactcactttgaatacttgaaaactcgttataaattgtgaacccaggccacatatttataggggtatggaaagagaattggaatcctattaggatacgaattaattaaacttagaatcctacaagaactctaattaattaatttttcaaatagaattaggaatttaatcattaaccgaactctgcatgttttaggaatcgtgcatgaacacaaactcacacacacacacacggcagccacgatgggccgcccatgcgcgtgcgtgcgagcagcagcccacgcagcgaggcccacgcagccgcggccttggcgcgcgctgggcctgccttgcggtaggcctgggcgctgccttggctgggcttgtggcgcgcgtttggcttgctgggcgatggcctggcttcgagctgggccctcgtccggcaggcctcgtccgatgcttattcgtacgatacgcttccgattaaatttccgattccggaattcatttccgatacgaacaatatttaacatttccgattccggaattaatttccgtttcgaacaaatatttaatatttccgtttccggaattattttccgattccgataatatttccgattctgacaatatttccgtttccggcaatatttccgattctggcaatatttccatttctgataatattttccgatacgtaccatgtttccgtttccggcaacatctacgacttggataatatttatatttccgatacgatccatatttccgtttccggcaatatcatcgtttccggagtattcatttcttgcctgtgacgatctcagctcccactgaaaccaagatccgtcgattccgaatattcatagatggagtatttaatgccattaaatacttgatccgtttacgtactatttgtgtgaccctacgggttcagtcaagagtaagctgtggattaatatcattaattccacttgaactgaagcggcctctagctaggtattcagctcacttgatctcactgaattattaacttgttaattaatactgaaccgcatttattagacttatcatagaatgcatacttggaccaagggcattatttccttcacgtgcaataaacacctacaaaataaacaagattacactattaagatcgataaagagaaaaaacttcaaagaaataatagttatattaacaacaataaaacatttaattacaaTATGTAGACTTGGATCGCTGAAATGTTTAAGCACGCCCCGCGAAGGAACTCTCCTATATCAGACGCAGTTATGTATGTTTCTTGATCAAAATCCGAGTGCCAAACTGAGGCCGCCAATGGGATGGTAGTATTATCATATATATCATCAGGCGCCGAAGTCATGATAAACTGCAAGTATTTGCATGACgggccaagaccttgaattgCATCGTATACAAGTCCTGCTTTCTTGCTTTTGGTGGTTGATTCTTGTGTtttacgatcacaactacccaccacctctaagttggacttaggcttagaattcgacttctttggatgcgaaaattcctataacaatagtcaattagcattagtcatgtaataagaatcaaatgagtccttaggttctttagttcaaagttgggagcagaaatgtcattttagctctatatatgacctataacgacccaacgagcctttaatgtgcataaataggttggaatgagttttagaaacttaaaactatgcatattagtcatgtaataagaatcaaatgagtccttaggttctttagttcaaagttgggagcagaaatgtcattttagctatatatatgacctataacgacccaacgagccctaaatgtgcataaataggttggaatgagttttagaaacttaaaactatgcatattagtcatgtaataagaatcaaatgaatccttaagttctttagttcaaagttgggagcggaaatgtcattttagctctatatatgacctataacgacccaaagaGCCtttaatgtgcataaataggttgaaatgagttttagaaacttaaaactatgcatattagtcgtgtaataagaatcaaatgagtccttaggttctttagttcaaagttgggagcggaaatgtcattttagctctatatatgacctataacgacccaacgagccttaaatgtgcataaataggttggaatgagttttagaaacttaaaactatgcatattagtcatgtaataagaatcaaatgagtccttaggttctttagttcaaagttgggagcgaaaatgtcattttagctctatatatgacctataacgacccaacgagacataaatgtgcataaataggttcgaatgagttttagaaacttaaaactatgcatattagtcgtgtaataagaatcaaatgagtccttaagttctttagttcaaagctgggagcggaaatgtcatttttgctctatatatgacctatacgacccaacgagccttaaatgtgcataaataggttcgaatgag
This Spinacia oleracea cultivar Varoflay chromosome 6, BTI_SOV_V1, whole genome shotgun sequence DNA region includes the following protein-coding sequences:
- the LOC130463221 gene encoding uncharacterized protein, yielding MAHTLSDFRRREYCTSPPKKKSKSNVSKERDGSSKKKTTVLAAQKKTTDLASKEFSHPKKSNSKPKSNLEVVGSCDRKTQESTTKSKKAGLVYDAIQGLGPSCKYLQFIMTSAPDDIYDNTTIPLAASVWHSDFDQETYITASDIGEFLRGACLNISAIQVYIL